In the genome of Carnobacterium pleistocenium FTR1, one region contains:
- a CDS encoding DNA methyltransferase, which produces MNREVINPRYRSNDVSLLYKYYAGFSTEFVTNILLNYPVKNMNILDPWNGSGTTSRVAASLGENYIYGFDINPAMAVISAAEMLEFNEYKEISFNATRHFSNKDIIGDPLESWFTRTSVRNIRNLEMEFRNSLSHKNKSSSNYFILKKNFCFDNSVNNRLLAFYYLILFETVKKISGKFRSSNPTWIKVAKKQDEKIKISQKEFENYFVKELREKTKILKNRPKIISKNINLKVADSRNIPLEDSSIDLIITSPPYCTRIDYTISTRLELAILGISNDSQFEELRKKMIGTTKILSESNQDMLNFSITAQKFIYSVNLHQSKASKTYYRRQYMQYFEGINHSISEINRVSKTNAKVYIVVQDSFYKDIYLDLALVFKEIFENYNWSLLLKKDFEKKNTMVSINKNTKNYRNITKPKETVLVFERSI; this is translated from the coding sequence ATGAATAGAGAAGTTATAAACCCTAGGTACAGATCAAACGATGTTTCATTATTATATAAATATTATGCTGGTTTTTCTACAGAATTTGTAACAAATATTTTATTAAATTACCCTGTTAAGAATATGAACATACTTGATCCATGGAATGGTAGTGGAACAACTTCCAGAGTTGCAGCATCTTTGGGAGAGAATTATATTTATGGGTTTGATATTAATCCTGCTATGGCAGTTATCTCTGCTGCTGAAATGTTGGAGTTCAATGAATACAAAGAAATTAGTTTCAATGCTACCCGTCATTTTAGCAATAAAGATATTATAGGAGACCCATTAGAAAGTTGGTTTACTAGAACTTCTGTTAGAAATATTCGAAATCTTGAAATGGAGTTTCGTAATAGCTTATCCCATAAAAATAAATCCTCATCAAATTATTTTATTTTAAAAAAAAATTTTTGTTTTGATAATTCAGTAAATAATAGATTGCTAGCATTCTATTATCTTATTCTTTTTGAGACAGTAAAAAAAATCTCTGGAAAATTTAGGTCTTCAAATCCTACATGGATTAAAGTTGCAAAAAAACAAGACGAGAAAATAAAAATATCCCAAAAAGAATTTGAAAATTATTTTGTAAAAGAACTCAGAGAAAAAACAAAAATTTTAAAGAATAGACCAAAAATTATATCAAAAAATATTAATCTAAAAGTTGCAGATTCAAGAAACATACCTCTAGAGGATAGCAGTATTGATTTGATAATCACTTCTCCTCCATATTGTACAAGAATTGATTATACGATTAGCACAAGACTAGAATTAGCTATTTTAGGTATTAGTAACGATAGCCAGTTTGAAGAACTAAGAAAAAAAATGATTGGTACAACAAAAATATTAAGTGAATCTAATCAAGATATGTTAAATTTTAGTATAACAGCACAAAAATTTATTTATTCTGTTAATCTTCATCAATCTAAAGCTTCTAAAACGTATTACAGGCGTCAATACATGCAGTATTTTGAAGGCATCAATCATTCTATTTCTGAAATTAATAGAGTGAGCAAAACTAATGCAAAAGTTTACATTGTCGTACAAGACTCTTTCTATAAAGATATTTATTTAGATTTAGCTTTAGTTTTCAAAGAAATTTTTGAAAACTACAACTGGAGTCTTTTGTTAAAGAAAGACTTTGAAAAGAAAAATACCATGGTTAGCATAAATAAAAATACTAAAAATTATAGGAATATTACTAAACCAAAAGAAACTGTGCTTGTTTTTGAGAGGAGTATATAA
- a CDS encoding recombinase family protein, whose protein sequence is MRIAYARVSTDKQELYRQLDALERVGYDKLIQEKFTGTQKKRAGLDSLFNTVRLGDIVIIESISRLGRKTLDILSTVEELKEQGVEVISLKENLDTSTPTGQAMFQMMAVIAQLERDLTVQRVNEGLASAKARGVKLGRPLMDKQKVKDALRLYDSGHYSVKDIIRITGISQGSLYRKIKERELKNFN, encoded by the coding sequence ATGCGGATTGCTTATGCTCGAGTATCAACAGATAAACAAGAACTCTACCGTCAATTAGACGCATTAGAAAGAGTTGGATATGATAAACTCATTCAAGAGAAATTTACAGGTACACAAAAAAAACGCGCAGGTTTAGATAGCTTATTTAATACAGTTCGATTAGGGGATATCGTTATTATTGAATCGATTAGTCGTTTAGGTAGAAAAACGCTAGATATTCTGTCTACGGTTGAAGAACTTAAAGAACAAGGAGTAGAAGTTATTTCGTTAAAAGAGAATTTAGATACCTCTACTCCAACAGGTCAAGCTATGTTTCAGATGATGGCCGTAATTGCTCAATTGGAACGTGATTTGACGGTACAGCGAGTGAATGAAGGCTTAGCATCCGCTAAAGCACGTGGAGTGAAGCTTGGTAGACCACTAATGGACAAACAAAAGGTAAAAGATGCTTTACGCTTATATGATTCGGGACATTATTCGGTTAAAGACATTATACGGATCACTGGTATCTCTCAAGGATCATTATATAGAAAGATAAAAGAGAGAGAATTGAAAAATTTCAATTAA